In Sciurus carolinensis chromosome 16, mSciCar1.2, whole genome shotgun sequence, the genomic window AGGTGGGGTGCAGCTCGGTGgcaaaacacttgcctagcatgcctgaggccctgggttccatttccggcaccacaaaaaagaaaactgaaagtttATACCAAGGGCCCAGGCAAATGcatacacaaatataaacattatACAAAAGTATCCAAAAATAACATGGCTCCCTCCCATGTGGGACATGCCCATAATTCTGTTAAAACACGTGTATACACACAATACTATGGAGCCTATGAATAACTATCAGCACTCACAACACTTCCTGGAGTTAGAAAAGTCACCCTGTGGAGGGTATGAGCCTAGGAGGGGATGTGCTTGCTCATGGTGGAGGCAGGGGAAGGAGTTGAAGGGACAGGTTGGAGACTCAGGGGGCCACAGAAGAGGGCTCAGACTTGACCTGGAGGGCAGAGGGGGCTGAGGAAGGGAAATTGTGTCTAGATTTGTGTTTGAAAAAGGTCCCTCTGGGAACAAACGGGACAGCACTTTGGAGAGCCAATTGGGCAACCTCTAGTGAAAGCCAAGATGTGTCCACCAACAGGAAAAATCTGCAGGTCCAAACTCTCACCTCTAGGTCTTTTTACACCTGCGCCCTCTGCCCGGAACACTGACCTGCTCCCCGCATGGctgtctccttccctctctggtcTCAGAATTAATGGCGACACCTTCATGAAACCTTCCGTTATTCCTTGCTGGGTCAGGCATGACCCTGGAGTCCCacatctccctccttccttcccaccattCCAGCCCTGACCACTCTGGCCTCTGCTTCCCCACTGTGGCACTAACACCTCTAGGTCATCATCAGTGGAATGGCAGAGGAAATGACATGTCACTTCTGGTCAAAGCAGTTAGGCAGGAGGTTACACTCTCaaccttctccttcctctggaaGCAGCACATGGCAAGGCCTAGCGGAAGGCATAGCCACCAAAGGGGAGAAGTCTGGTCTCTAAGTCACTGCATTCAGAAGGCCATCCCAGCCTGCTGTGTGAGCAATAAACTAGTGTGTTCAGCGACTGGTCTATCAGGGAATATTGTTAAGGCAGCTAAGGTACCCCGACTCTCACCAGAAGGAACCAACCTGGTGGCTGGAGTCATCGTACAGGAAGTTGGCCCAGTTGGGGTCTGTCTGCATGAATCTGAACTCGAAAAGCTCCCGCAGACACAGCCTCAGGAGCTGGAAGCAGATCTGGGGTGGGGAGAAGACACCTCAAGTGATGTGACCCTGTGCAAGGCCCTTCCTAGCCTCAAGAGGGAGCCAGGGCCTGGCCCTCCCTACTGCCCCACAAGGCAATTACCTGGTTCCGGACATCCTGACTCAGTCCCTGGCACTGATCCAGAGGGACACCTCCGGCCAGTTCCATGCCCAACACCCGCCTTGTGCACAGCTCCTTAACCACAGCTGGCACCCGGAAGAAGGGGTCATCTGCCAACAGCTGCctagggcaggaggaaggggaaggaatggAGTTTCTTGCTCAGGATCCTCTGAGATGGCCTTCATGAAACCCTTCTCTatgctcttccttctctcctggacTTCTCTTGCCTTCGTCTGCCCTGGGTGATAGCCAATACCTGACCTGACTGACATTTAGCAAATCTCTCTGTAACCTACGAAGCTTGCTCTTTAACTGGGTGTTGTTGCAGACCATCCACAACTTCCCTATTGGAAACCCTTCTCTGACTTCTGGTTATACAAGGATAAGCTCAATGTATTTAGCTTATGCACcactatttaaaaatcaatttattaatCCATCCCCAAGATGGTCACTGAATATCTGAGTCAATAATGATACTCTCTAGTCGCTCCTTAAGAGTCGCTGCAGGAGTGCCCCCTAatgttttttggtggtactggggaatgaacccaggtatcctcttccactgagccatatcccagctcTTTTGGTGAATTCTGAGACaaactctcactaagttgcccaggctgtccttgaacttgcaatctcgggcctcagcctcccaagttgctgggattacaggcgtgcaccaccgtgacTGGCAGGAGTCCCCCTTAATTTGTGGTTTCATTTCCCAAGGATTCAGTTACTTGCAGTCGACTATggcctgaaaatattaaatgaaaaattccaaaagaaaacaattcacaagttttaaaaatgcacaccATTCTGAGTATCACAATAAAGTCTCACTCCATCCTGCCTGGGACATGAATCATCACCTTGTCTAGGATATacacactgtatatgctacccgcctgttagtcacttagtaaCCATCTCAGTTATCAGAGGTTGTGTTTTAACAATGGTCCCAAAGCAGGAGTGATGCTGGCAtttcagatatgccaaagagaagtgTAAAGTGCTTTTCTTTAAGCCAAAAGGAGAATGTTCTTGActtaataagaggaaaaaatcaTAGGCTGAAGTTGCTAAGATCTACAGCACAATCAAATCTGTGAaactgtgaagaaggaaaaaagaaattcatgataGTTTTGCTGTTACACCTCAGACTGCAAAAACTGTGGCCGCAGTGCATGATAAGTActtagttaagatggaaaaggcatAAATTTGTGGGTGGAAGATTTCAGTAGAAGTGTTTTGACTAAGGGCTCTGTGTTGCTCCAAGAAGCACTGTGCCTAAGCTAAACTTCACCATAGGTAGAACAGCTGatatagggtttggtactatccagtttctggcatccatgggggtcttggaatgtgtCCCCTGTGGATGTGAGTAGGGGCTGCACTCTGAACACTGGTAAATAAAGGGAAGGAGTCCTTCTCTGTCTTTGTGCTGCACAATGCTGCAGCCAGCCCTGGCCTGTCCCCACCAGAGCTCACACCCTTAAAGACAAGTGTAGATTGAGATAAGCGTGTCCAATTAAGACTAGGAAGGCAAATGAGTGAGACCTCTCATGGAAGACACGTGGTATGGTGGAGAGTGAGGAGGGACCAGGCAGATGGGCAGAGGCCCGGGGGATGGGCCCTGCGGAGTCCTGCAGAAGACTCCCACAGGGGCGTGCTCTGGCTCCTCAGCCTGCTTTGCATGTCCATCCTCAAGGCCCTGATTCAAGctgatattttttatattttctgatatttgaaCCACTTCTGAAGAGCCCTGTGCTGCATTTAATCAGCACAagtccccccacacacaccttttttttttttttttttttttggtactagggattgaacccaagggactttaacaccgagccacatccccagccctttttattttgagtcaggttctcactaaattgcttagggcctttgtaagttgctggccttgaacttgcaatcctccagccttagcctcttgggtcattggaattacaggcatgtgccaccgtgcttgGCCAGCACAAGTCCCTTTTATTATCTCCGCCCAGTGAGGACACCCTTCTGAGGTTACTGTACAGAATCAGCTCAGTGTGGTAAGGGCTGACTCGAGACTGGATCCCATATCTGTTTAAGTCTGCCTTCTGCTGACTCCTCACTGTCTACTATGCTTGGCACATTGTAGACCCTCAGTAAAAGTGTGGCGGGTCCTGCTGGTGTCATTAATTGTTGTGCATTACCATACTTCCAAGATATAGCCACACTATCCTATGtagcttgtttgtttattttcactgCTATATATTCCGCTGATGAATACATCATAATTTGTTTATCTATGCTAAACAGATTCAAAATTTGGGTTGTTCCAGTTTGGGGATCTTAGAAACTATGCTGCTCTAAGGATTCTAGAACAGTCTGATGGTATATAATGGCATAAGTATCCCTACCGTATTCAGCAAGAAGGGCAATAGCTAGGCTGAAGGTGTGGGTACCAAGGTTTATTTGATGGTGCCATAAGTGTTCTCCAAATGGCTGTTTCAAGCAGGGtgcactggtgcacacctgtaatctcagtgactcgggagactgagacaggaggtcTGAAAACTTGAggtcagacttagcaacttagcaatgccctgtctccaaataaaaaataaaaagagctggggatatagctcagaggtaaagcacccctgagttcattctctggtaccaaaaatgaaaacGAAATGCTTGCATCAATATCTCCTCCTGCCCATTGTGAGAAAGGGAAGCTCTGAAGTCCAATCCTCTCTAATGTTGATGCTGCCAGATGGCTCGATCTTTGTCAGTCCAGCAAGATGCCatcacacacacctgtaatctcagtgcctgggaggctgaggtaggtgggtcacaagtttgaggccagcctcagcaatatagcaaggccctcagtaatttagcaacttaactcaaaattttaaaagggcagagggcagggagtgtggctcagtggtaaagcaacctgggtttaatccccagtaccaaaagcaaacaaacaaaaactctgtcGGTTCAGTATGTGTATCAGTGTCATGGTACAATTAAGCACCTATGTCAGGCCACCGTGGATATGCATCCTGACACACAGAGGATACAAGGGGACAAGTGaagtaacaataaaagaaaaataaatgaaagaaagagtttGCCGGGCAAGTCTCAGGGCTGTAGCTGCCAGAGGCTGGGGGACATCCACTTCCAGCTCACGGTGGGTAGGAatgaagggaggaggaaaaagacGGAGGGAGGGGCCTCGGGGCCTTCAGAGAGGCCAGCTCACCTGAAGTTCTGGGCACAAGCCGCCTCCCGACGGTAGTCACACTCCCACGTCAGCTCCTGCTGCAGGGCCTGTAAGCTCTGCTCCGCAAACAGGCCTGAGAGGCAGCCATGTCAGTCAGGAAAGGCCACAGCCCGTGTCCCCTGCCTGAGCCCTCGCGTGCCCATGAGTGCCTTCCCTTGCCAGTTATGCCTTTCTCTGTTCCTCTCACTGTCCCTCACACCTCTGTCCCAGGTCTTTCACTTTCTGGGcactttttctccatctttcccaTAACCGTGTCTCTGTGtaggtgtgcatgtgtgcttgtGCACATGCtgaggaaggaacccagggcttgtgccttgcacatactaggcaagtgctccatcactaaGTCATATCCTTAGCCCCCCAGCTTTTTTGCAGGACTGCAGACTGAAACCAGAGGCacttacctctgagctacaactccggccctttttatttatttatttattttttttgcggtgctggggatcgaacccagggctttgggcttgcaaggcaaacactctaccgactgagctatctccccagtcccctttttattttgagacagggtctcactaagttgtccaggttggtctcaaacttgcaatcctcctgcctcagcctccagagtgactgggattacaggtaccaGCTTGTGGTCTCCCCTGGGCTCCATCTCTTTCCCATGTACACCCCAACCCCAAGGCAGCCCTCAACAGTCCTGCAGTCCCACTGTCTCCTGTTCATACTCCCACATGGCTCTGTGCTGCTCATCCCTTCCAGGCCTGtctctcaccctctctctctcacacaaacATCCTGCTGTATCTTCTGCAGGCTCTGTCTCCTGTGCTCTAACAAACACGAGCTGTCCCGCTCActctccctttctgcttctgtggCCCTTCTGTGCCTACAGTCAGTCTCGCGCCCCCGCACACCCCGTGTGTGTTTCTGGATTTCGGTCTGGGCTTCGCTTCTTCATGGCTGCCACAGACTCCTGCTCTCTGGACTCTCCCTGCTCAGCACCCTTTCCTGTCTTGCACACACTAGTGTGcaaccacacccacaccctcCTGAGCTCGCCCCCTGGCCAGCCCTCCTTTCCCCTTCAGACGTCTCTTGGTAAGGGAGAGTGGGTGCCTCACCCTCTGGCAGGGCTGTACTCATCTTGAGCACGGCCAGCAGGTTCTGCACGTCACTCTGGATGCTCTGGGCAACACCTGGGTACTgcaaggggaggaaggggaattGGGAGTCACTGCTCTGGGATAGCAGCgtgcccacccccacccttcccagCGCCCCCACTCACCTGGATCTTCACAGCCACCTCTGTCCCGTCCCTCAGCAAACCCTGGTGCACCTGCCCAATTGAGGCAGCAGCAAAGGGGACCTCCTCCAGGGAGGCCACCTTGGCCCGCCAATCCTTGCCCAGCTCCTCTTCGAGAACCCTCTGTGGGGAGTGGTCAAAACAATCACTTCATGTTTACGGACGGCTAAGGTCATTCCCCGTGCTGAGTGTTTGATGTGTTCATAACCCTGAGAAAGGCTTTGGCTGCTCCCCTGCTTTGCAGGTgtggaaactgaagctcagagagaagTCTCTTGCTCAGGTGACTAGCCAGGTGCTGGCAGGCTGGGAGGCCCAGCCCAGCTTGTCTCTCCCGAGTCCATACTCCTTAAGCTATGCAGGTAGTTTTGGGAATTGCTTTGATTTTAGTTAAGATTGATAATAATCTTTTATTATATTCCTGTACTGTATTATTACCTGGAAATTAACATGATAAAGAAGAGCTTCCTGTGGGTCAAGTCCTGTGCAGAGTGGTTGGGAGAGGCAGTAGCTACCTAGGGTCACACTGTAAGTGAGCAGAACAGAGACTGAAGGCAGGCAACAGCTAGATTCTGGAGTCCACAAACAGTTCATGCCCCGGGCACTAACTCAGTGCCAGCTACTGTGCCAGCCTATTTACTGATATGAtatcctttattaaaaaaagtaataatcacAGCTAAAACTTGACTACCACTCATGGTGTGATGGGGTAGTTCTAGGTGCTCTATGCAATGTAAACCAAATGCTCCAGCATACACATTACATACTGATTTACCTGACCCCAGGACAGGTGCCTCTCACTAGTATTTCCCCAGAAGAGgtaaactgaggcatggagaggtCAAGGCATGTGCCTGATTGGCAGAGATGGATTTTGAACCCTAACTATTGTGCTTAGCTGCCTCGACAGCACCGAGTCCCTGCACCATCCCCTCAGTTAATCACAATGGTGTGTGTAGGAGGTGTGTGATTTGGtgatacccattttacagatagggaaactgaggttcgAGGACAGGGAGTAGGGCAATGAGGGGAGGTCCGGGTAGGTGTTGAGATGGAGTGAGCCTCCTTGCCAGCCCCTCCCACCAGATACTCACCAGCATCTGCCAGCGGGGCATGAAGTCAGCGCTTTGGCGGACCCGCTCGAAGATGCGCTGCAGCTGGGGGCTGATGAAGCTGTTGTCTTGGGAGACAGCAGAACAAGGGGAACAGTGAGAGAGAGATGAGGAGGGGCCCACGTGAGTACCTGAAGTCAGGGTTTGTTggtgggtggggatggggtggaAGTCAAGCCAGTCACGCTGTACCCTGGATGCTGAGCATCTGGCCGACCTTGAGGGCAGCCCCCCGAACCGTACACAAGGTCTGCACGATCCGTTCAGCGTTGGCCTCTGATAGGAAAGGGCTGGAGCCTGGCTGGGAGCCGCCCTCTGGGGAGGAGAGAATAACCATTAGTATTACAATCAAAAAAACAATCAGTAAACACCACACAGTGCATGTGGTCACTAGAATGGCTACAATGAAAGAGGGGAGACCAAGGCTGCCAAAGACAGGTAACATGCTTGACAGGAGGGTGCTGGCTCGAGCCTCTGGAAAACAGCTGGGAAGTTTAGTAAGGCGCACACCTGAACTCCATGTGATTCCCCAGATGTTCACAGTCACATCTCACAAACTTAATACCaaacaaaagaagccagacacgtGAGAATGCACTGTCTGATTATATTTGTattgttctgttttggttttctgtggtcctggggattgaatccaggagcactctaccattgagttacatcccgagccctttattatattttcactttgagacagggtcttgctaagttgctgagcttttaatccttctgcctcagcctcctgtgttgctgggacaGAGGCGTGCACCACCCCGTCAGCCTTGTTTTAATCTGAATATGTACCCTCGCTTTTGTTTCAGGGCACTGACTTGTGGAGGCATCTCACCCACGAATGCTATACATCTAATTCCACCTCTGGTTACAGATTGACGGGCACTCCTACTATTTTCAGGTTCTCCTGCTTAAACTTAGGAACTCCCAGTGGCTTATACCTTTGCTTGGATGGTATGCTCCTGTTTATCAAGGCCCTGACTGTGGCTTTAGCTCTGTTCTGAGCACAACTCTGAGAGAGAATATTATCATGACCCTCATTTTTCAGACGAGGAAACTGCAGCTCAGGGATGGTGCCTCTTACCCCAGGTCATACAGCAAGGATTGGAACCCAGGTGGTATGGCTCACTCACCTGACTGCTGAGGTCCTCCTGGCAGCGACTTCTTGGCTACCTCGGCCAGTGCTCCTAGTCCCAAGCTCACAGCCAGTCCTGGATAGGGAGAAAGGAGCCTGAGTGCCTGCTTGCCTGGGGCCTCTCTTCTCTAGGTCTCTCTCGAATGCTTGTCTCCTGACCCTTGTTGCCAGCTGTCTGCAGCTCTGTCTCCAACTCAGGTTCTTACACTCTTTTTGCCCAGGTTTGCCTTCTGTGTGATGCTCTCCCTTTCTTTATCCTTCTCCACCAAGTGTCCACCTCCCTCATAGCAGTTCAAAGTCCTGGCTGCACATTAGAGTCATCTGCAGGGCTTTTGTAAATTGAGGGCCCAGATTAACCCACCCCTGAGATTCTGATGAGGTCTGAGATGAGGCCTAAGAATCTGTAGTTTTTTAAGCACCCCAGCTGATTCTAGTGTACACCTAAGGTTAAGGTTAAGAATGCCCTGGAATGACAGCCCTGGGACTATCTTTTGGTGACTCCCATTTCACTCTACACACCTCCTCTTATGTTCTTCTCTCCTACGTCAGTTATTTCTCCATTTCTACCTCTTCCTTCATATCTTTCTAggtctcctctctgctccttcctccctttttgttcTCTCCAGCTCTGatttcctctgcttcctctccctccttgtCTATATGACCTCTTGAGTCTTGGAACCTCTTTGATGTCACCATTTCTGTAAATTATCATAGCTGGCATTTTCTGAGTGCTTGCTACACACCAGGTACTGTTTTCAGTACCTCATATGCTTTAACTCATTTCATCCTGTCACCTTTGGAAATATGCTTTACAGAAAAaaggaactgaggcccagagaagttaagtaacttgcccaaaatGACAAGGTGAAAACACAGCAGAGTCACCCTTGGAACCATGGGTAGCCTGGTGCCAAAACTCTAACCAGTGTA contains:
- the Coq8b gene encoding atypical kinase COQ8B, mitochondrial codes for the protein MFPEEQQGPMRRWPGAEQLAMWLEVVGLLKGTCGQVGRTVVPPCGGQVPRPPWWGPCGGSWAQKFHQDGSGRGLGEEDIRRAREACVRKIPRPQLSNRSQERKVPASRISRLASFGGLAVSLGLGALAEVAKKSLPGGPQQSEGGSQPGSSPFLSEANAERIVQTLCTVRGAALKVGQMLSIQDNSFISPQLQRIFERVRQSADFMPRWQMLRVLEEELGKDWRAKVASLEEVPFAAASIGQVHQGLLRDGTEVAVKIQYPGVAQSIQSDVQNLLAVLKMSTALPEGLFAEQSLQALQQELTWECDYRREAACAQNFRQLLADDPFFRVPAVVKELCTRRVLGMELAGGVPLDQCQGLSQDVRNQICFQLLRLCLRELFEFRFMQTDPNWANFLYDDSSHQVTLLDFGASREFGTEFTDHYIEVVKAAAEGDRDQVLQKSRDLKFLTGFETKAFSDAHVEAVMILGEPFAAPGLYDFGAGDTARRIQGLIPVLLQHRLRPPPEETYALHRKLAGAFLACARLHAHIACRDLFQDTYHRYWASRQAQPLPAAS